The Catellatospora citrea DNA segment CTCGCCGCGGTACCGTCGCTGCCCTGTCGCGTCGGTCGCTTCGCTGTCGTAGGCCATGACTCGCGCCTCCCGAGTCGGCTGCCGGTCGCGGGGTACGACACGGCATACCCGAGGCACCGTACCGGCTGAAACGTGAATGCAACAGGGTCTACCGGCGACAACATCCCGCCGCCGACAGGTACCCGATAGTGGTCGCCGCCGATCCGTTCGACTGTTACTGGATGTCCGGCTTGTCGTCCTCGGGGCGCTTCGGCACCCGGCAGGCCCGTTCCAGCCAGAGCCCGGCCCCGACCAGCGCCAGCGAGCAGACCAGCGAGGTGATCGCCGCGGGCAGGTCGCGGCTGGCCGCGGCGAGCCGCTGCCCGTCGACCAGCAGCCACAGCGTCAGCCCCGCGGAGAAGCCGGCGAAGATCGCCCCGGCCAGCGAGGACGCCTTGGCGAGCACCGCGTACCGAGCCACGGCCAGCGGCTCCACGCCCGGGCGGCCGGGTTTGCGCTCGATCCGCGCCCGGGTCTGCTGCGCCAGCGCGAACTCCACGAGCGCGAGCGCCAGCAGGGTGAACGCGGGCAGCCACGGCAGCGTCGGCATGCTGCCGTACCAGGTGCTGATGATGAGCCAGGCGACGGCGGCCGAACCGAGGGCCGCGACGATCAGGGTGGCCGGGTTGGTGGGTTGCAGCCGTGGCTCCGGCGTCGGCGGCTGGCTCAATGCGGTCCACACCCCTCACTCGTCTGAATGAGGGTCACTCTACTTCGAGCCGTAGGTGGGGCAGCGCCGTCATCGCGGCCACCTCGGTCGCCATCGGCTCGGCCAGCACGAGGTCGTTCACCCAGCCGTGCCCGGGCAGCTGGGCGTAGGGCTGCACCTCCAGCCACGGCCGCAGGACGAAGGCGCGCTGGTGGGCGTGCGGGTGCGGCAGGGTCAGCTCGGGGGTGTCGCGCAGGATCGGCTCGCCGTCGGCGGCGAACGCGGCGACCAGGTCGACGTCGAGCGTGCGCGGGCTGTACCGGCGGGCCTGATGACGCACCCGGCCCGCCTCGTGCTCGATGCCCTGCGCGGTGAGCAGCCACTGCTCCACCGACTGCGCGCCGCGTACGAGCAGGGCGGCGTTGTAGTACGCCGGCTGCTCCGTGTCGCCCCACGGCGGCGTCTCGTAGACGCCGCTCACCGCCAGCAGCTCGCCTTCCTCGGCGAGCCGCCGCACCGCGAAGCGCAGATGGTCGGCGCGGTCGCCGAGGTTGCTGCCTATCGAGAAGACCACCGAAGTCACGACCGATATTCTCGCAGCGTGGCAGCCGACCTGATGCACGCGACGCCGCCGGTGGTGATGGGGGTTCTCAACGTGACCCCGGATTCCTTCTCCGACGGCGGCCTGTACGACGACCTCGACGCCGCCGTGCGGCACGGGGTGCAGCTGCACGGCCAGGGCGCACACCTGGTCGACGTGGGCGGCGAGTCGACCCGGCCGGGCGCGTCCCGCGTGGACGCGGACACCGAGATCAAGCGGGTGGTCCCGGTCATCGCGGCGCTGGCCGAAGCCGGTGTGCCGACCAGTGTGGACACCACCCGGGCCGCGGTCGCCGCGGCCGCCGTGCAGGCCGGGGCGGTCGCCGTCAACGACGTCTCCGGCGGGCTGGCCGACCCGGACATGCGCCGCGTCGTCGCCGACGCCGGCTGCCCGTACGTCGTCATGCACTGGCGGGGGCACTCCGCCGACATGCAGACGCTGGCCACCTACCGCGACGTCGTCACCGAGGTGCGCGAGGAGCTGTCGCGCCGGGTGGACGAGGCGCTGCGGCTGGGCGTCGCGGCCGACAGGCTGATCGTCGACCCGGGGCTGGGCTTCGCCAAGACCGCCGAGCACAACTGGGCGCTGACCCGGCACCTGGACCGCATCATCGACCTGGGCTTCCCGGTGCTGTTCGGGGCCAGCCGCAAGTCCTACCTGGGCCTGCTGCTCGACGGCCGGCCCGCCGCGGACCGCGACGCCGCCACCACCGCGACCAGCCTGCTGGCCGCCGCGGCCGGCGCCTGGGGCGTACGCGTGCACGACGTGCGCTCGACCGTCGACGCCCTCGCGGTGTGGCGGGCCACCGGCAGCCCCCGGCTGCGCTACGAAGGCTGACCATGGACCTCATCACGCTCACCGGCCTGCGGGTACGCGGCAACCACGGCGTCTTCGACTTCGAGCGGCGCGACGGGCAGGACTTCGTGGTCGACGTCGTGCTCGGGCTCGACCTGCGCCCGGCCGCGGACAGCGACGACGTCGCCGACACCGTGCACTACGGCGAGCTGGCCTCACGGCTGGCCGAGATCGTGGCCGGGCCGCCGGTCAACCTCATCGAGACGCTGGCCCGGCTGCTCGTCGACGCCTGCCTGGCCGACCCCCGCGTCGCCCAGGCCACGGTGACCGTCCACAAGCCACAGGCGCCCATCCCGCTGACGTTCACCGACGTCAGTGTCACGATGACCGGCGCCAGGTAACCGGCGGACATCCGACACCCGCCACCACCTGCATGGCTTGTCGCACCGGTGGGTGCACCGTACGCTCTGCTATGGATCGAACACCGGTCCTACACAACAGCAAAACCCCGGCGCTCCACCACGAACCGTAATCGACACGAAGCAGGGTGTCATCGGCTGCATCCCACCGCTGAGGACCCCCATCAGTAAGGCTTAAGCAATTGCAGCGCCGGTCGCGCACCGGGGAGGTACCGAATGATCGCCATGGAACTGGTCCAGGCGGCGTGGAACCATGCCACGCCGAGCCTCGGCATGCTCGCCGACGAGATCCTGGCGGCGCCCGGGGATCCCGCGGGCGGCGGCATCGCGACCAACGACATCCTCACCTTCTTCGCCACGAAGATCTCTCCGATCCTGCTGGCCATCCTCGGCGTCATCTTCATCGGCCGCGCCAGCAAGGGCGAGGTGTCGAAGGTGCTGACCAGCTCGGCGATCGCCATCATCGGCGTGGCCTTCATCGTCGGCGCGGGCGCGCTGCTGCTCGTCGGCGAGAACCTCATCGACATCATGTTCGAGTAGGCGGAAGCGATGCGGCTGCGTACGGACGACGACATCTACCGGGCTCGCCTGGTCTATCTCGGGCCGCCCGGATACACGCTCCCCGTGCAGTTGCCGTACGCGCAGTACGGCCTGTTCGTGCTGCTGGTCCCGCTCTACATGGGTATCCACTGGCTGTTCACGCAGCAGTTCGAGATCTTCCCGACCTGGGAGATCGCGCTCGCCATCGTGACCACGTCATACATCTTCCGCCACGTCGACCCCGACCGGCCCGCGCGCATGGTCATCCGCACCGCGCTCACCGACTGGAAGCGCACCCGCGAACCGGTCGTCGAGCGCCGCGACCCGCGCCTGGTCGCCCGCCGCGTCGTCGTGCGGCAGGCGATCACATGACCAGCAACGATACCGAGTACGACCTGGACGACGCGGTATCCGACGTCGTCCCGTCCGTCGAAGGGACCGCCGCGACGGGCCCCGTCGCCGTGTTCCAGCCGCCGCGCCGCCGCGAACCCGCCGAGCCCGAGGCCCACGCCGACGAGGAGGGCGGGCGTCCCGAGGCGCGCACCGCCGACATCCGCAACGCGGACCTGCGCAGCGACCTGCAGACCGCGGCCGACCGACGCGCCGCCGAGATGCGCGCCGCCGCCGATGCCGCCACCCAGGCGCAGCGCGAACGCGCCGCGTCCTCGCGCCGCGACCCCGAGCCGCCGACCGCGCCCCCGGCCCCGTCCGGGCCCGACATCGAGTCGCCGTTCCTGGAGCTGTTCGACTCCGAGGCGGCCGACCCCTCGTCGGTCGGCCTCACCGGCACGCCGCTCCGCCCGGCCCCACCCGGACGCGGCACCCCCGCTTCCGGCCAGTCCACGGCGCACTCCGATGCGCCGCCGGCCGGGCACGTCACGCCGGGACGGCCCGACGGCCGCCAGGGCGCGCCGCACCGGTCCGGCGACGTGCGGGCAGACGGGCCACCGACCGCGCCGCCGCCGACCCGCCAACGTGCCGACCAGGGTGGTCACCCCGACCCGCAGACCGACCCGCGCGCCACCACGCAGAGCCGCGGCACTGCGCCCGGCCGCCCGCGCAACGCCCCGGTCAGCGGCGTGCCGCGCAACGCGCCCGTCAGCGGCGTGCCGGTCAGCGGGGTGCCCATGCGCCCCCAGCCCGACCTGCGCAACCGCCCGGTCAGCGCGATTCCGGTCAGCTCCGTTCCGGTCAGCACCGTGCCGCTGAGCAGCCGTCCGCTGCCCCCGCGCGGCACCCCGCAGGCCCCGCCCCGCAGCGCCCCGCCCGCCGGCCAGCGGCAACCGGCCAAGAGCCGCGGCAAGCAGGTCAAGCCCCCCGCGCAGCCGAAGGCCCCGCGCGACCGCGACGCCGCCCAGGAACTCGCGATCACCGAGATCGCCGGTCATCTCACGTTCACTCCGCACGCCGTCACCGCGTGGTACATGCTGCCCGAGGTCCGCTGGGCGTTCCGGCCCGACGCCGACCGCGAGTCGCTGCTGTCCGCCATCAGCGAGCAGTACGCCGGCCTCGCCGGTTTCCGGCTGCACCTGCGCCGCACCACCCGGCCCTTCCCGGCCGACCAGTGGGCCGCGCAGCTCGACCAGCTCACCCACCGCCCGCTGCCGCCCGTGCCGGGCGCGCCCGGCTGGGGCGACCACCTCGTCGCCGCCCAGCGGCACCTGCGCGAGATCAACCACAGCGAGGGCCAGACCTACCTCGGCGTGACCTTCGCCCGGCGCGCGCTCGGCGACTCGTTCAGCGAGAAGCTGCTGCGCGCCTTCGGCAAGGGCACCGCCGACTCCGAGCGCCGCAAGCTCGGCAAGCAGGTCGAACAGTTCGACGAGGTGCTCGCCGCGTTCGGCATGCGCGGCCAGCGCGCCGCCGCGACCGAACTCGAATGGCTGCTCTACCGCTCCGTCGCGCTCGGCATGAGCCCGCCGAACATGCTCGGCTCCGTCGCGCACGGCCGCTGGGACGCAGGCGACCTGCTCGCCCTGACCGAGCACATCGAGCGCTACCGCACGCCGTACGGCAGCACGGTCAAGCTCGTCAACCGGATGACCGGCGAGGAACGGCACACCGCCGTGCTCACCGTCGGGCGGATGGAGCCCCTCGACATCCCCGAACGGCACGAGCCCTGGCTGCACTTCCACGAGCGCCTGCCCTGGCCCATGGAGCTGTCGTCGCGGGTCGACATCCTCGGACCCGGCGACAGCTTCCGCAACCTCGAACACCGGCTGCGCATGATCCGCTCGCAGCAGCTGGACTACCTCGAGCACGGCATGGACGCCCCGCCCGAACTCGAACGCCTCGCCAGCCGAGCGCTGGTCATGGGCGACGAGATGACCACCGGCCTGCCCGTCGACTCGGCCCGCGCCCACGGCTGGCACCGCATCGCCGTCAGCGGCGCCGACCGCGAGGAATGCCTCGAACGCGCCCGCTCCGTCGTCGCCACCTACAGCCGGGAGCTGCGCGTCTCGCTGCAGCACCCCAAGCAGCAGGACCAGCTCGCCCGCGAGTTCATCCCCGGCGAGCCCGTCGCCAACACCGGCTACCTGCGCCGCATGCCGGTGCGCCTGCTCGCCGCCGCGCTGCCCCAGGCCGCGTCCGTCGTCGGCGACCGCCGCGGCGACCTGCTCGGACGCACCGCCGGCACCTGCCGCCGCCCCGTCTTCCTCGACCCGCACTTCCCCATGGAGGTCCGCGAGCGCTCCGGCCTGTCCGTCATGGTCGCCGAGCCCGGCGGTGGCAAGTCCACCCTGCTCGGCGCCATGGGCTACCTCAACGCCCGGCGCGGCGTCCAGGTCACCCTGCTCGACCCGAGCGGCCCGCTGGCCCGCCTCGCGTCCATGCCGGAACTCAAGCCGTACTCCCGCGTGCTCAACCTGACCGGCGGCGAGCAGGGCACCCTCGCCCCGTACTCGCTGATCCCGACCCCTCAGCGCACCGAATTCGGCCCCGGCGCCGACGGCGACCGCGAATACGAGATCTCCGTCAGCAACGCCCGCGCCGAACGCCGCATGCTGGTCCAGGACATCTGCTCCATGCTCATGCCGCCGCAGGTCGCCCGCGAGGCGTCCACCGCCACGCTGCTCCGGCACGCCGTACGCACCGTGCCCGCCGAGGAGACCGCCACCCTCGACGACGTCGTCCGCTGCCTCGCCGGCATCGACGACACCGGCCGCGAACTTGCCAACCTGCTGCTCGACACCGCCGAGATGCCGCTCGCGCTGCTGTTCTTCGGCAGCCCGCCCGGCGACCTGCTCAGCACCGACTCCGCGCTCACCGTCATCACCATGTCCGGGCTGCGCCTGCCCGACCTGAAGATCGAACGCGAGTACTGGTCCGCCGAAGAAGCGCTCGCGCTGCCCATGCTGCACACCGCGCACCGGCTCGCCGTCCGGCGCTGCTACTCCGGCGACATGCACCAGCGCAAACTCGTCGGACTCGACGAAGCACACTTCATGGAAGGCTGGCGGTCCGGACGCTCGTTCCTGGTCCGGCTCGCCCGCGACAGCCGCAAGTGGAACCTCGCCGCCCTCGTCGCGTCACAGAACCCGAAGGACATCCTCGGGCTCGACGTGCAGAACCTCGTGTCGACCGTGTTCGTCGGACGTATCGCACAGGACCCGGAGATCGCGTCCGAGGCGCTGCGGCTGCTGCGGGTGCCCACCGACGTCGGGTACGAAGCGGTGCTGGCGTCGCTGTCCGCGCCCGACGCGAACAGCGCGGGGCGGCTCGGATACCGCGAGTTCGTGCTGCGCGACGTCGACAGCCGGGTGCAGCGGGTGCGGGTGGACGTGTCGTACGTCGCCGGGCTGCTGGAAACCCTCGACACCACCCCGACCGGGCAGGCGGCCGGCCAGGGAGGCAAGCGGTGAAGCGGCTCGCCTCCGCGGTCCTCGCCACGATGGTCCTGGCGCTGGGCACGCTGTTCGGCGCGCCGGTCCAGGCGGCAGCGCCTGCCGCTGCGGCGGTCGCAGCGCCCGGGGACAAGCTGTGCTCGCTGGAGGAGTGGACGGCCCGCGGGCTGGACGAGTGCATCACCCGGTTGCAGGACGTCAGCGCCTCGCGCGTGCAGTGTCTGAGCGCGCCGAACCCGGCAGCCCCGGACTCCGGGCTGGGCGGCTGGTTCGTCAGCAAACCCACCTGGACGACCGGCGCCGACGGCAGGAGCTACCTGCTGTACAGCGAATACGGCTATGCCGGGTACGACTACACCACCTACGACATCAACTGTGTCCAGACTGTCATGCACCCGGACTACAAGCTGGAGAACACCATCGCCAACGGCGAGTTCATGCTCGCTGCCGGCATCGTCGGTGTCTCCAACGCGCTTCGGGAACGGGCGTGGGCTCCGGACGAGATGTGGGGCTGGGCCGACCCGCTCGTGGAGAACGCCACCACCGCTCTCTACCGGCAGGTTTTCAGCGTGTTCGGTGTGATCACGCTGGCAGTGATAGGCGTCTACCTGCTGTGGCGCTCCCGCCAAGCCCAGATGTCGATGGCGCTGACGACGGTCGGCTGGGCAATTCTGGTCATGGTGGGCGTGACAGCCATCGCGAGCTGGCCTGTCCAGTCCGCGAAGGCTGCCGACAGCACACTGGTCAGCGTCCTCAGCGTCGTTCATGATGCGGTTGGACCACGGGCGCAAGCACCCACGATCTGCGACGATGCGACGCCTGGAGCCTGCGATGACAGGCGTCCTCCAGCTGTCCGCGCCGGCGACACCGCCGTACAAGCCCTTCTGTATCGCAACTGGCTTCGCGGCGTGCTTGGATCTGCCGACAGCGAGACGGCTAAGAAGTACGGACCAGCTCTGTACCGCGCAAAGTCGTTGAGCTGGGATGACGTTGCGGCGATCCAGGACGACTCAAGCCGCCGCGACGGCATCATCCGGGCCAAGCAGAGCGACTGGATGAAAGTTGCTGAGCAGATCAAGGCCGAGGACCCGGAGGCCTACGAGTACCTCCGAGGAACCAAGGGGATGGAACGGATCGGCGCGGGTTTCGTCGCGATCCTCTCTGCGTTCTGCTACGCGGCCTTTGACATCGTGGCTTCGTTGCTGGTTCTGCTCGGATTCCTCATCATCCGCTGGGCGGTGATCGCCGCACCGGCGCTAGGCACGGTCGGCCTGCTTCGCCCAGCCAGTGCAGGCCTACGCCGACTGGTGAACTCTGTGTTGGCGGCGCTGTTCAACGTGCTCATCTTCGGGACAGGTGCTGCGGTCTACCTTTTCGCGGTCGACCTCATCATGAGTACGTCGTCCCTGGCTGGCTGGCTACAGGTCACCTTGGTACTGCTCTGTGGCGTTGTGGGCTGGATTCTGCTTCGCCCATACCGTCGCATCACACAACTCGGCGGCGGCAGCAGCGGTACCTCTTTGCTCACCGCCAGGCCGTCGGCCCCCGCAGCCTCCTCCTCCAATGAGCGGACGCCGGCTACCGTGGTCGCCCCCGGAAGCACCACCAGCACAACTGTGCCGGAGGCGCGTCCGGAACTCGCGGTCAGTGCGGAGGACCCCGCGTCAGTCGTCCGTGCTGAGGCGCACGGCGGTGCCGACCCAGTTCGCGCGGAGACGTGGCGCTCGCCAGATGTACCCGAATCGTCTCCGGCCTACGCCGTATACCGGCCCGCCACGGTGCCCCACCAGGCGGCAACTCGCGCGGAAGCACGGACAGAACCCGCCGCTGAGCCGGCGCAGCGGGCTGAGCGCCGCTCCGAGACGTGGGCGGAACGGAGTTAGGCATGCTGTCCCGAATTCCCCTACGGCCCCGCACCGTGGTGGCGCTCGGACTCGCTGGCGTGGTCGCGGTGATCATCGCCCTCGGCAAACTACTGGGCGACCCCACCCCGCCAGCCACTTCATCGGTTCAACCGACGATTGCAGCGCCGAGCGCCGTGGATCCCCATGAGGGGGATGACGGTCTGGTGCAACTCGATCCGACGCCCAGCCCTATGAAGGCGAACAACGGGCCCCAGGCGATCTCCGTGGCGACCAAGTTCGCCCAGCAATGGATCAAGCACGACCGCAGCGCGACCGCCTGGCTCGACTCCCTGCGGCCGCACTGCACCGACGCTCTCGTTGCGGAGCTTGACGGTGTAGACCCGGCCGGAGTCCCTGCGGACCGCATCACCGGCGCGGCCCGTATGGAGGCGCTCGCAGACTCCTTCGTCGAGGTCGTCATCCCCATCGACGCAGGCCTGTTGCGGTTGCGCCTTGTGGCTTCGCAAAGCCGGTGGCTGGTGGACGGCGTCGACTGGGAGCGGGCATGAGCGGCCTCCCGCTGCTCAGTACGCCCCTCCGCGAGAAGGGGCGGCGGTTCCTGCGGCCAGGAGTCATCGCCGCTGTGACCGCGGCCCTCGCGCTCCTGTGCTGCGGCGGTGCCGTGACCGCCGTCATTTTCGGCGACCTCACCACCAACAATTCGCCGCTGACCAACGCCCTGGGTTGCGGCAGCACGAAGACCATCAGCATCACCGGCCAGTTCCCGCGGATCGGTCCGTATGCCGAGGACAAGATCCGCAATGCTGCGGTCATCATCAGGACCGGCCAGCAACTCAAGGTGCCGCCCCGCGGATGGGTTATCGCTGTGGCGACAGCTATGCAGGAGAGCAGCCTCACCAAC contains these protein-coding regions:
- a CDS encoding ATP-binding protein, which codes for MTSNDTEYDLDDAVSDVVPSVEGTAATGPVAVFQPPRRREPAEPEAHADEEGGRPEARTADIRNADLRSDLQTAADRRAAEMRAAADAATQAQRERAASSRRDPEPPTAPPAPSGPDIESPFLELFDSEAADPSSVGLTGTPLRPAPPGRGTPASGQSTAHSDAPPAGHVTPGRPDGRQGAPHRSGDVRADGPPTAPPPTRQRADQGGHPDPQTDPRATTQSRGTAPGRPRNAPVSGVPRNAPVSGVPVSGVPMRPQPDLRNRPVSAIPVSSVPVSTVPLSSRPLPPRGTPQAPPRSAPPAGQRQPAKSRGKQVKPPAQPKAPRDRDAAQELAITEIAGHLTFTPHAVTAWYMLPEVRWAFRPDADRESLLSAISEQYAGLAGFRLHLRRTTRPFPADQWAAQLDQLTHRPLPPVPGAPGWGDHLVAAQRHLREINHSEGQTYLGVTFARRALGDSFSEKLLRAFGKGTADSERRKLGKQVEQFDEVLAAFGMRGQRAAATELEWLLYRSVALGMSPPNMLGSVAHGRWDAGDLLALTEHIERYRTPYGSTVKLVNRMTGEERHTAVLTVGRMEPLDIPERHEPWLHFHERLPWPMELSSRVDILGPGDSFRNLEHRLRMIRSQQLDYLEHGMDAPPELERLASRALVMGDEMTTGLPVDSARAHGWHRIAVSGADREECLERARSVVATYSRELRVSLQHPKQQDQLAREFIPGEPVANTGYLRRMPVRLLAAALPQAASVVGDRRGDLLGRTAGTCRRPVFLDPHFPMEVRERSGLSVMVAEPGGGKSTLLGAMGYLNARRGVQVTLLDPSGPLARLASMPELKPYSRVLNLTGGEQGTLAPYSLIPTPQRTEFGPGADGDREYEISVSNARAERRMLVQDICSMLMPPQVAREASTATLLRHAVRTVPAEETATLDDVVRCLAGIDDTGRELANLLLDTAEMPLALLFFGSPPGDLLSTDSALTVITMSGLRLPDLKIEREYWSAEEALALPMLHTAHRLAVRRCYSGDMHQRKLVGLDEAHFMEGWRSGRSFLVRLARDSRKWNLAALVASQNPKDILGLDVQNLVSTVFVGRIAQDPEIASEALRLLRVPTDVGYEAVLASLSAPDANSAGRLGYREFVLRDVDSRVQRVRVDVSYVAGLLETLDTTPTGQAAGQGGKR
- the folK gene encoding 2-amino-4-hydroxy-6-hydroxymethyldihydropteridine diphosphokinase, which encodes MTSVVFSIGSNLGDRADHLRFAVRRLAEEGELLAVSGVYETPPWGDTEQPAYYNAALLVRGAQSVEQWLLTAQGIEHEAGRVRHQARRYSPRTLDVDLVAAFAADGEPILRDTPELTLPHPHAHQRAFVLRPWLEVQPYAQLPGHGWVNDLVLAEPMATEVAAMTALPHLRLEVE
- the folB gene encoding dihydroneopterin aldolase; this translates as MDLITLTGLRVRGNHGVFDFERRDGQDFVVDVVLGLDLRPAADSDDVADTVHYGELASRLAEIVAGPPVNLIETLARLLVDACLADPRVAQATVTVHKPQAPIPLTFTDVSVTMTGAR
- the folP gene encoding dihydropteroate synthase — protein: MHATPPVVMGVLNVTPDSFSDGGLYDDLDAAVRHGVQLHGQGAHLVDVGGESTRPGASRVDADTEIKRVVPVIAALAEAGVPTSVDTTRAAVAAAAVQAGAVAVNDVSGGLADPDMRRVVADAGCPYVVMHWRGHSADMQTLATYRDVVTEVREELSRRVDEALRLGVAADRLIVDPGLGFAKTAEHNWALTRHLDRIIDLGFPVLFGASRKSYLGLLLDGRPAADRDAATTATSLLAAAAGAWGVRVHDVRSTVDALAVWRATGSPRLRYEG
- a CDS encoding DMT family transporter, which produces MVLALGTLFGAPVQAAAPAAAAVAAPGDKLCSLEEWTARGLDECITRLQDVSASRVQCLSAPNPAAPDSGLGGWFVSKPTWTTGADGRSYLLYSEYGYAGYDYTTYDINCVQTVMHPDYKLENTIANGEFMLAAGIVGVSNALRERAWAPDEMWGWADPLVENATTALYRQVFSVFGVITLAVIGVYLLWRSRQAQMSMALTTVGWAILVMVGVTAIASWPVQSAKAADSTLVSVLSVVHDAVGPRAQAPTICDDATPGACDDRRPPAVRAGDTAVQALLYRNWLRGVLGSADSETAKKYGPALYRAKSLSWDDVAAIQDDSSRRDGIIRAKQSDWMKVAEQIKAEDPEAYEYLRGTKGMERIGAGFVAILSAFCYAAFDIVASLLVLLGFLIIRWAVIAAPALGTVGLLRPASAGLRRLVNSVLAALFNVLIFGTGAAVYLFAVDLIMSTSSLAGWLQVTLVLLCGVVGWILLRPYRRITQLGGGSSGTSLLTARPSAPAASSSNERTPATVVAPGSTTSTTVPEARPELAVSAEDPASVVRAEAHGGADPVRAETWRSPDVPESSPAYAVYRPATVPHQAATRAEARTEPAAEPAQRAERRSETWAERS
- a CDS encoding DUF3180 domain-containing protein, which codes for MWTALSQPPTPEPRLQPTNPATLIVAALGSAAVAWLIISTWYGSMPTLPWLPAFTLLALALVEFALAQQTRARIERKPGRPGVEPLAVARYAVLAKASSLAGAIFAGFSAGLTLWLLVDGQRLAAASRDLPAAITSLVCSLALVGAGLWLERACRVPKRPEDDKPDIQ